A single genomic interval of Rosistilla ulvae harbors:
- a CDS encoding ECF-type sigma factor, whose protein sequence is MSDITQILHQIDNGDLAAANDLLPLVYAELHRLAKRKMQHELAGHTLQPTALVHEAYMRLVASNVGQEWDGRGHFFAAAAESMRRILIESARNRKSLKRGGDWARCQLAEEDAVAVPDNAEELLDLDAALTKLAETEPEMAKLVELRYFAGLSVEESAKALGISPRTVKRNWAFARAWLGRELRVEADC, encoded by the coding sequence ATGTCCGACATCACCCAGATCCTGCATCAGATCGACAACGGCGATCTGGCGGCGGCCAACGATTTGCTCCCCTTGGTCTACGCGGAACTGCATCGGCTGGCGAAGCGGAAGATGCAGCATGAGCTTGCCGGGCACACGCTGCAGCCGACGGCGCTGGTGCACGAAGCGTACATGCGGTTGGTAGCTAGCAACGTGGGGCAGGAGTGGGATGGACGAGGCCACTTCTTCGCCGCGGCGGCTGAATCGATGCGGCGGATCTTGATCGAGAGCGCTCGGAATCGCAAGAGTCTCAAGCGAGGCGGCGATTGGGCGCGGTGCCAGTTGGCCGAGGAGGATGCTGTCGCCGTCCCCGACAACGCTGAAGAACTGCTGGACCTCGACGCCGCGCTCACCAAGCTGGCGGAAACCGAACCGGAGATGGCTAAACTGGTCGAGCTACGTTATTTCGCCGGTCTCAGCGTCGAAGAGTCGGCCAAGGCGCTCGGCATCTCGCCACGAACGGTCAAACGCAACTGGGCCTTTGCCCGAGCCTGGTTGGGACGCGAACTGCGGGTCGAAGCGGACTGCTAA
- a CDS encoding serine/threonine-protein kinase, whose product MSPKHEKTIFFEALEIESPRAREAFVQGSCQGDPKLLDAVSRLLAEHDRADNPIDHPVVASLPTFDAVTQQVARSIEANHPPGTMVGPYKLMEQIGEGGCGLVFVADQQVPVRRRVALKIIKPGMETRQVIARFEAERQALAMMDHENIARVFDAGVTQTGQPYFVMELVRGVPLNEFCDNHRLDTRQRLELFLSICNAVQHAHQKGIIHRDLKPSNVLVTLQDGRPIAKVIDFGIVKAIGQSLTDKTIYTRLASMIGTPAYMSPEQAEMSNVDVDTRSDIYSLGVLLYELLTGSTPFVVGRLNSVGFDELRRIIREEEPPSPSTRLSTLGNQLSTTVSANRRLEPAKLTSLMRGDLDWIVMKAIDKDRARRYPSAIALAQDVSRFLEGQPVEARPPSTLYRFSKFARRNKVALTTVSLVAGALVLGTVVSLWQARVAYHAMEQARIAAAAAKSSNAELEGFTDRLRRANTLIASGRAYADAGDWSNANEAFTNATQTQPRYFHAWMERGSLYAKMGLWEMAASDYRKALELGSPVDGVQFLGVPQLFDYVGDHAKYEQLAKDLAQSSSGSLGTILRGQLVDQPSAEVSAQLAVLGEQLLEERRLRPDGRPTRTSRIPRGPKLYVAGWAHLRNGDIDRAIERLEESLDEATIWPASGINYPLLAIAYTQAGRSDDAAKAWTLAKQSRDQWLDQSIETQQGTPPIPWFDWIEFLMNYREASLRLTGELPPDDPRLDQLKSLARGAIANSAPDPLPSP is encoded by the coding sequence ATGAGTCCCAAGCACGAAAAGACGATTTTCTTCGAAGCGCTCGAAATCGAATCGCCTCGCGCGCGGGAGGCCTTCGTGCAGGGAAGCTGCCAAGGGGATCCCAAACTGTTGGATGCTGTCTCGCGATTGTTGGCCGAACACGATCGCGCCGACAACCCGATCGACCATCCCGTCGTGGCGAGCTTGCCGACATTCGATGCGGTCACCCAACAGGTGGCTCGATCGATCGAAGCAAATCACCCTCCGGGGACGATGGTTGGTCCCTACAAGTTGATGGAACAGATCGGCGAAGGGGGCTGCGGATTGGTCTTCGTCGCCGATCAACAGGTGCCGGTCCGTCGCCGCGTGGCGCTGAAGATCATCAAACCGGGGATGGAAACCCGCCAAGTGATCGCCCGCTTCGAGGCCGAACGGCAAGCGTTGGCGATGATGGATCATGAGAACATCGCCCGCGTCTTCGATGCCGGTGTGACGCAGACCGGGCAACCTTACTTTGTGATGGAACTGGTCCGCGGCGTTCCATTGAACGAGTTTTGCGACAACCACCGACTCGACACGCGGCAGCGGTTGGAGCTGTTTCTTTCGATCTGCAACGCCGTCCAGCACGCTCATCAAAAGGGGATCATCCACCGCGACCTCAAGCCTTCGAACGTCTTAGTGACGCTGCAAGATGGCCGCCCAATCGCCAAGGTGATCGATTTTGGAATCGTCAAAGCGATCGGACAAAGTCTGACCGACAAAACGATCTACACGCGGCTCGCGTCGATGATCGGGACGCCGGCCTACATGAGTCCCGAACAGGCGGAGATGAGCAACGTCGACGTCGACACGCGCAGCGACATCTATTCGTTGGGAGTCTTGTTGTATGAACTGCTGACCGGATCGACGCCGTTTGTCGTCGGCCGCTTGAACAGCGTCGGGTTCGACGAATTGCGGCGGATCATCCGTGAGGAGGAACCACCGAGTCCCAGCACGCGGCTGAGCACGTTGGGCAATCAATTGTCGACAACGGTCTCCGCCAACCGCCGGTTGGAACCCGCCAAACTGACCTCCTTGATGCGTGGCGATCTCGACTGGATCGTGATGAAGGCGATCGATAAAGATCGTGCCCGCCGGTATCCCAGTGCGATCGCCTTGGCTCAAGATGTCTCTCGATTTTTGGAAGGCCAGCCGGTCGAAGCCCGTCCGCCGTCGACGCTGTATCGTTTTTCCAAATTCGCCCGACGCAATAAGGTCGCCTTGACGACGGTCTCGCTGGTTGCCGGTGCGTTGGTGCTGGGAACGGTCGTCAGTCTTTGGCAGGCGCGGGTGGCCTACCACGCGATGGAACAGGCTCGTATCGCCGCCGCCGCAGCCAAAAGTTCCAACGCGGAACTGGAGGGATTTACCGACCGCTTGCGCCGCGCCAACACGTTGATCGCCTCCGGCCGCGCCTATGCCGACGCCGGCGACTGGTCCAACGCCAACGAAGCATTTACCAACGCGACTCAGACCCAGCCCCGTTATTTCCACGCTTGGATGGAGCGGGGATCGCTGTACGCCAAAATGGGGCTTTGGGAAATGGCCGCAAGCGATTACCGCAAGGCGCTCGAATTGGGATCTCCCGTCGACGGAGTGCAATTCCTGGGAGTCCCGCAGTTATTCGACTACGTTGGCGATCACGCGAAGTATGAACAACTCGCCAAGGATCTCGCCCAATCTAGCAGCGGTTCGTTGGGGACAATTTTGCGAGGCCAGTTGGTCGACCAGCCGTCGGCTGAGGTCTCTGCACAGTTGGCGGTTTTGGGTGAGCAATTGTTGGAAGAGCGTCGGCTGAGACCCGATGGCCGGCCGACGCGGACTTCGCGGATTCCTCGGGGCCCCAAGTTGTATGTCGCCGGTTGGGCCCATCTGCGCAATGGAGATATCGATCGGGCGATCGAGCGGTTGGAAGAATCGCTCGACGAAGCGACGATCTGGCCGGCTAGCGGGATCAATTACCCGCTGCTGGCGATCGCTTACACTCAAGCCGGACGCAGCGACGACGCGGCCAAAGCTTGGACGTTGGCAAAGCAATCGCGGGATCAATGGCTCGACCAATCGATCGAAACCCAACAGGGAACGCCTCCGATTCCGTGGTTCGATTGGATCGAGTTTCTGATGAACTATCGGGAGGCTTCGCTACGGCTGACCGGCGAACTCCCTCCCGACGATCCTCGCTTGGATCAACTTAAGTCGCTGGCACGGGGGGCAATTGCGAACTCAGCTCCGGATCCTCTTCCGAGCCCGTGA